Proteins encoded by one window of Chromobacterium violaceum ATCC 12472:
- a CDS encoding electron transfer flavoprotein subunit beta/FixA family protein — MKVLVAVKRVVDYNVKVRVKADGSDVDIANVKMSMNPFDEIAVEEAVRLKEAGKVSEIVTVSMGVKQCEETLRTALAMGADRAILVETDVELQPLAVAKLLKAVADKEQPQLVILGKQAIDDDANQTGQMTSALLGWSQGTFASKVDLAAETVDVIREIDGGLETVKLRLPAVVTADLRLNEPRFIKLPNIMAAKKKPLDKTTPAELGVDAAPRLKTLKVAEPAKRSAGIKVANAAELVAKLKNEAKVL; from the coding sequence ATGAAAGTTCTAGTCGCAGTGAAACGCGTTGTCGATTACAACGTGAAAGTCCGCGTCAAAGCCGACGGCAGCGACGTTGATATCGCCAACGTCAAGATGTCGATGAATCCCTTCGACGAGATCGCCGTGGAAGAGGCGGTGCGTCTGAAGGAAGCCGGCAAGGTGAGCGAGATCGTCACCGTGTCCATGGGCGTCAAGCAGTGCGAGGAAACGCTGCGCACCGCGCTGGCGATGGGCGCCGACCGCGCCATCCTGGTGGAAACCGACGTCGAGCTGCAGCCGCTGGCCGTGGCCAAGCTGCTGAAGGCCGTCGCCGACAAGGAGCAACCGCAACTGGTGATCCTGGGCAAGCAGGCGATCGACGACGACGCCAACCAGACCGGCCAGATGACTTCCGCGCTGCTGGGCTGGTCCCAGGGCACGTTCGCCTCCAAGGTCGACCTGGCGGCCGAGACCGTGGACGTGATCCGCGAGATCGACGGTGGCCTGGAAACCGTCAAGCTGCGCCTGCCGGCCGTGGTCACCGCCGACCTGCGCCTGAACGAGCCGCGCTTCATCAAGCTGCCCAACATCATGGCCGCCAAGAAGAAGCCGCTGGACAAGACCACGCCGGCCGAACTGGGCGTCGACGCCGCGCCGCGCCTGAAGACGCTGAAAGTGGCCGAACCGGCCAAGCGTTCCGCCGGCATCAAGGTGGCCAACGCCGCCGAACTGGTCGCCAAACTCAAGAACGAAGCAAAGGTGCTGTAA